The Agrobacterium vitis genome has a segment encoding these proteins:
- a CDS encoding alkaline phosphatase family protein, protein MTTQQYANISITNNTGQDADIVLFHQNSSNGIQRGSWAVGVGATAGPLKVLFETGLGTQGILDYWSVMLFVRSGPQAGLYVSSGSVTDPYWKECQLQHADASQSITLSVDTSTFNVALKSSGCTNGMTRLTPAVAKPISHVFVVMLENHSFDNMLAMSGIPGITAATAANYNEYNGTTYHVQSGAPLSMPTDPGHEFDDVVTQLAGPGATFESGQAYPAIDNSGFAASYATSTTEDPHIPPAANQIQYIMNAFDTPTQLPVLGWLASQFGVCDHWYSSLPGPTWPNRFFLHGASSSGFDDSPGSAQMAGWELPGLGFKYPNGSIYQRLASQGIPYRFYRDANSSHLSLYSDDPAAGSILGSVPQVSSLSGVTLGDFNSLQNFAADLQGPYPYPYTFIEPHYGDITGGTYQGGSSQHPMDDPYGGEHLLAAVYSAIRNSPYWDTSLLVVIYDEHGGYYDSVSPENGTATAPGDNPNYGYNTHGFDFTTLGVRVPAVLVSPLIPQGTVDHNTYDHSSVPKLLEDLWGLAPLTNRDAAANSPLGNISLTSARTLQAPPAPIPSASSIGQVRTVAERAITLGQNLPERGNLAGAVATLRKADAELSDQSPTAIAAIQAKAATIRTRGDAEAYAAEVLAKLDAAQAQRRIIRRGRH, encoded by the coding sequence ATGACCACACAGCAATATGCGAACATCAGTATCACGAATAATACCGGGCAAGACGCCGATATCGTGCTATTCCATCAGAACAGTAGCAACGGGATCCAACGTGGGAGCTGGGCGGTCGGCGTTGGAGCAACGGCCGGCCCGCTCAAGGTCCTTTTCGAAACCGGCCTCGGTACCCAAGGAATATTGGATTACTGGTCAGTTATGTTATTCGTACGGTCAGGTCCCCAAGCCGGACTCTATGTCAGCAGCGGCTCCGTGACCGATCCATACTGGAAGGAATGCCAACTCCAGCATGCCGACGCGAGCCAGTCGATCACCCTTTCAGTCGACACATCGACGTTCAACGTGGCGCTCAAGTCCAGCGGCTGCACAAATGGCATGACGCGCCTCACCCCCGCTGTGGCCAAGCCCATCAGCCATGTGTTCGTAGTAATGCTGGAAAACCATTCCTTCGATAATATGCTCGCGATGTCGGGCATTCCGGGTATTACCGCCGCAACCGCGGCTAATTACAATGAATATAACGGGACGACTTATCACGTTCAGTCGGGCGCACCGCTGAGCATGCCGACCGATCCGGGGCATGAATTCGATGATGTCGTCACGCAACTGGCGGGTCCCGGTGCGACCTTCGAGAGCGGCCAGGCCTATCCTGCGATCGATAATTCCGGTTTCGCCGCAAGCTATGCCACATCAACTACCGAAGATCCCCATATACCTCCGGCAGCGAACCAGATTCAATATATCATGAACGCTTTCGACACGCCGACGCAGCTCCCAGTTTTGGGGTGGCTGGCGTCACAGTTTGGCGTTTGCGATCACTGGTATTCGTCGCTACCCGGACCCACGTGGCCGAACCGTTTCTTTCTCCACGGCGCTTCGTCCTCCGGCTTCGACGATAGCCCCGGTTCCGCTCAAATGGCGGGTTGGGAACTCCCTGGTCTCGGGTTTAAGTACCCCAACGGATCCATCTACCAACGCTTGGCATCGCAAGGGATCCCCTATCGTTTCTACAGAGACGCCAATTCGTCACATCTTAGCCTCTACAGCGACGATCCCGCAGCCGGCTCCATTCTAGGCTCAGTCCCGCAAGTATCATCGCTATCCGGCGTGACGTTGGGGGATTTTAACTCCTTGCAGAATTTTGCAGCTGATCTGCAGGGGCCTTATCCTTATCCCTATACGTTCATCGAACCCCACTATGGAGATATCACAGGCGGGACCTATCAAGGCGGCTCCTCGCAACATCCGATGGATGATCCATACGGCGGCGAGCATCTACTCGCCGCCGTATATTCGGCAATCCGAAACTCGCCCTATTGGGACACCAGCTTGTTGGTCGTCATCTACGACGAACATGGCGGATACTACGACTCCGTCAGCCCTGAGAATGGAACCGCGACTGCGCCCGGTGATAATCCAAACTACGGCTACAACACCCATGGATTCGATTTTACGACACTGGGAGTACGTGTGCCCGCGGTACTAGTCTCACCGCTCATCCCGCAGGGCACGGTCGATCATAACACCTACGATCATTCTTCCGTGCCTAAGCTATTGGAAGATCTTTGGGGCCTTGCGCCGCTTACAAATCGTGATGCAGCAGCAAACTCCCCGCTCGGAAACATCAGTTTGACTTCCGCGCGAACTTTGCAGGCGCCTCCAGCCCCGATCCCCTCAGCCAGTTCCATCGGGCAGGTGCGGACCGTCGCAGAAAGAGCGATTACATTGGGGCAAAACCTTCCCGAACGTGGCAACCTCGCGGGTGCAGTTGCCACTTTGCGTAAAGCCGACGCCGAACTTTCCGACCAGTCACCCACTGCTATAGCAGCTATTCAGGCGAAGGCAGCCACCATCCGGACACGTGGTGACGCGGAAGCTTATGCGGCCGAGGTTCTGGCAAAACTTGACGCCGCCCAAGCGCAGCGACGCATAATCAGGCGCGGACGGCATTAA
- a CDS encoding NADPH-dependent FMN reductase yields MRFMLISGSISSSSHTRELMNSLAQNLTSLEHEVDIWDFQTSQLPIAQPEFHWAPEQNPDGAVQRFYDSVRRADGLAIGSPLYHGSYSGVLKNALDHLWYDAFRNKPVGLLSHGSSIRLCAQPCEHLQTIIRTLYGHPLQTHVATTKTDYELVGGQPHLISPEILRRVERLALEMIALVPPLKALVF; encoded by the coding sequence ATGCGTTTTATGTTGATTTCAGGATCGATATCAAGCTCCTCCCATACGAGGGAGCTAATGAACTCTCTCGCTCAAAACCTGACCTCTCTTGAGCACGAAGTTGACATTTGGGATTTTCAAACATCACAACTACCAATTGCACAACCTGAATTCCATTGGGCTCCCGAACAAAATCCAGATGGTGCTGTGCAGCGGTTTTATGACAGTGTGCGGCGAGCAGACGGATTGGCGATAGGCTCGCCTCTGTATCATGGCTCGTACTCAGGAGTTCTAAAGAACGCACTCGATCATCTGTGGTACGATGCATTTCGCAACAAGCCGGTTGGACTATTGAGCCACGGTAGTTCAATAAGATTGTGCGCTCAGCCTTGTGAGCATCTGCAAACGATTATTCGAACTCTTTACGGCCATCCGCTCCAAACGCACGTCGCCACAACAAAAACAGACTATGAATTGGTTGGTGGGCAACCTCACCTCATTTCTCCTGAAATTTTGAGGAGAGTTGAGCGATTGGCATTAGAGATGATTGCTCTCGTACCGCCACTAAAAGCGCTTGTTTTTTGA
- a CDS encoding PI-PLC domain-containing protein, with amino-acid sequence MTSKGVDYYLVNSSTSSLHAEAKNTNGSWALAPIAVGSSPMITKGNCQITLNFGLSPYGSFLFSTTTDPAQSFEESINAVTGNTSGPLDNMMNTPSIIGPDFAFSYGMFDAGTGSRTGLTNQDQIYAYLTGSQQSWMGTLASTNPAVKNAPFASFVLPGAHDAGMFDLTQVNTLCNSATGVAALVAAFLGWIPGATILSGLAAVQLKGVIIGEAVTQKDNIQTMLNLGCRYFDFRPGYAPSQIRPILDDIYHIHNVIPGQQLDSFFKDVLAWLVANPSEIVVISLGTAGFNDHTTMDPSAATLQTRFAAAQQSTNAESIQVGSAGDLATRYADLIQANKRLFFLNQPSLNWYPATKYDSYSDAYETTDPQVIMDALKAMTKSGQTSDYTVLQLQATATGQNVVKNVIALADSMSNAYNPLMSTKPMMDSNTYPWLLENVTALSDANLLVLLNDFVDNALSGCVASVLTAQRCAASQSSN; translated from the coding sequence ATGACAAGCAAGGGTGTCGACTATTACCTCGTGAACTCCTCTACCTCGAGCCTTCATGCGGAGGCCAAGAACACCAACGGAAGTTGGGCGCTTGCGCCAATCGCTGTCGGCAGCTCGCCGATGATAACCAAAGGCAATTGCCAGATCACTTTGAACTTTGGTCTTAGCCCCTACGGTTCGTTCTTATTCTCAACGACAACGGACCCGGCTCAATCATTCGAGGAAAGCATTAATGCTGTGACGGGTAATACCAGTGGTCCGCTCGACAACATGATGAACACACCGTCGATTATTGGCCCGGACTTCGCCTTCTCATACGGCATGTTCGATGCTGGAACAGGCAGTAGGACCGGCCTGACCAACCAGGACCAAATTTACGCCTACCTCACCGGATCGCAGCAAAGTTGGATGGGAACACTAGCTTCCACCAATCCCGCCGTAAAAAACGCTCCGTTTGCAAGCTTCGTTCTTCCTGGAGCACATGATGCAGGCATGTTCGACCTGACCCAGGTGAACACACTATGCAATTCGGCGACCGGCGTTGCGGCTCTGGTTGCGGCCTTTCTAGGATGGATTCCAGGTGCCACCATTCTATCAGGTCTTGCAGCAGTCCAATTAAAAGGAGTCATTATTGGCGAAGCGGTCACCCAGAAAGACAACATCCAGACCATGCTCAACCTGGGATGCCGTTATTTCGATTTCAGACCGGGTTACGCGCCTTCGCAAATCAGACCTATCCTGGACGACATCTATCACATCCATAACGTGATACCCGGTCAACAGTTGGATTCGTTCTTCAAGGACGTGCTGGCCTGGCTCGTCGCAAATCCCTCGGAAATCGTTGTAATCAGCCTTGGAACAGCGGGATTCAACGACCACACGACCATGGATCCGAGTGCAGCAACGCTTCAGACCAGATTTGCCGCTGCGCAACAAAGCACCAATGCAGAATCCATTCAAGTCGGTTCGGCTGGAGATCTCGCAACCCGTTACGCAGATCTGATTCAGGCCAACAAACGATTGTTCTTCCTCAATCAACCGTCATTGAATTGGTACCCGGCGACAAAATACGATTCCTATAGCGACGCGTATGAGACCACAGATCCGCAGGTAATTATGGACGCCTTGAAGGCGATGACAAAGTCCGGGCAAACAAGTGATTACACCGTACTGCAACTTCAGGCTACCGCGACGGGCCAAAACGTCGTCAAAAACGTCATCGCTTTGGCAGATTCGATGAGCAATGCTTACAACCCACTCATGTCCACCAAGCCGATGATGGATTCGAACACTTATCCTTGGCTACTCGAGAATGTCACTGCCTTGTCCGATGCCAACCTCCTCGTGTTGCTCAACGATTTTGTCGACAATGCACTATCGGGTTGCGTCGCCAGTGTACTGACGGCTCAACGCTGTGCAGCCAGTCAATCCTCGAATTGA
- a CDS encoding O-methyltransferase, giving the protein MRVGKESPDEEHRNDLIVLHAVRHLQASGFLPFHNCPLSEFGSVSKKVNQTFNVDVTAITTRMARLLYAIGRSIGPKLIVTIGSYQGNSTIWLAAGAGPHAKVIGIDPDQKANEIARGNFARFGLNNIDVVLGDGHDIQNFISDTVDLVLLDADDPERGKENYSSLVDAVWPVLTPGGTLLAHDVCWPKFQNDLVQYKKLTYDITRFTGKKTVAIDQFGLDIVRRAE; this is encoded by the coding sequence ATGAGAGTGGGGAAAGAAAGCCCCGATGAAGAGCATCGCAACGATTTGATAGTGCTTCATGCAGTTCGACATTTGCAAGCTAGCGGCTTCTTGCCTTTCCATAATTGCCCTTTGAGTGAATTCGGCTCCGTTTCAAAAAAAGTTAACCAAACGTTTAATGTCGACGTAACTGCTATTACGACGCGCATGGCACGGCTTCTGTATGCTATTGGCCGCTCAATCGGTCCCAAATTAATAGTCACAATCGGATCATACCAGGGTAACTCGACGATCTGGCTCGCCGCTGGCGCGGGTCCGCATGCCAAAGTGATCGGCATTGATCCAGACCAAAAGGCTAACGAAATCGCGCGTGGGAATTTTGCCCGATTCGGGTTGAACAATATTGACGTGGTCTTGGGCGACGGTCATGACATACAGAATTTCATTTCCGATACCGTAGACTTGGTTCTACTCGATGCCGACGATCCCGAGCGTGGGAAAGAAAATTATTCAAGTCTCGTTGACGCGGTGTGGCCCGTACTGACGCCGGGCGGAACGTTACTGGCGCATGATGTCTGCTGGCCAAAGTTCCAGAACGACTTGGTTCAATATAAAAAACTGACCTACGATATCACAAGGTTCACTGGAAAGAAAACTGTTGCTATTGACCAATTTGGCCTTGATATCGTTCGGAGGGCGGAATGA
- a CDS encoding heme ABC transporter ATP-binding protein gives MITAENLTLHRHGRLLLDRISLRLVPGRFTVIIGPNGAGKSTLLKLLCGDLRADSGKIAYDGQDITSLKPQYLARRRGVLPQSTSLSFPFTALEVVRMGAMASGTARPMQAARQALARVGLSTFEARPYQALSGGEQQRVQFARVLAQLPTAVDETGPHALFLDEPTSSLDLTHQISVLEIARTFAAEGGMVLAVLHDLNLAAEFADSLIVLDGGQLIAEGPPQTVIRDDIIASVYGLSGTVSRAPTHLPFVLPQSRLNIPA, from the coding sequence ATGATAACCGCAGAAAATCTGACATTGCACCGGCACGGGCGTTTGTTGCTGGACAGGATCAGCCTGCGCCTTGTACCGGGTCGCTTCACCGTCATTATCGGTCCAAACGGCGCGGGCAAGTCAACCTTGCTGAAACTGCTCTGCGGCGACCTGAGGGCCGACAGCGGCAAGATTGCCTATGACGGTCAGGATATCACCAGCCTGAAACCTCAATATCTAGCACGCAGGCGTGGCGTCCTGCCGCAAAGCACCAGCCTTTCGTTTCCGTTTACAGCCCTGGAAGTTGTGCGGATGGGTGCCATGGCTTCAGGCACCGCCCGACCGATGCAGGCTGCAAGACAGGCGCTGGCACGGGTGGGCCTCTCAACCTTTGAAGCGCGCCCCTATCAGGCCTTGTCTGGCGGCGAACAACAAAGGGTACAATTTGCCCGCGTCCTGGCGCAACTGCCAACAGCGGTCGATGAAACCGGCCCACACGCTCTGTTTCTCGATGAACCAACCTCAAGCCTGGACCTGACTCACCAAATTTCCGTTCTGGAAATCGCCCGCACCTTTGCCGCTGAGGGCGGCATGGTGCTTGCGGTTCTGCACGACCTCAACCTCGCAGCAGAATTCGCCGACAGTCTGATCGTGCTGGATGGTGGTCAGTTGATTGCCGAGGGTCCGCCGCAAACGGTCATCCGCGACGACATCATCGCCTCCGTCTATGGACTGAGTGGAACGGTCAGCCGCGCGCCGACCCATCTTCCTTTCGTTCTGCCGCAATCCAGGCTGAACATCCCGGCTTAA
- a CDS encoding iron ABC transporter permease: MTAVLLLAALLTTACFVSLISGPTGVGLSDLITYLSGHGALAQQDRIVLEAVRLPRTLMGVLVGAGLGLSGAMMQGLFRNPLADPGIVGITSGASLAAVAAIVLGPGLLLPLQTALGDEFLPIMAFCGALLNTALLYAIATRGGQTSTIALVLSGIAIGALSMAATGLLIFMADDRALRDITFWNLGSLGGATYAKAASIAPFILGALASVSFIARGLDALVLGDAAAFHMGIPVERLKRVSVLIVAAACGAAVAVAGSIAFIGIVVPHLLRMAIGPSHRFLLPASALGGASLLLIADSLARTIVAPAELPIGIVTALIGAPVFLLLLLGKSGRGMMEN; encoded by the coding sequence ATGACAGCCGTGCTTCTACTGGCGGCACTGCTTACAACGGCCTGCTTCGTCTCGCTGATCAGCGGGCCGACCGGGGTTGGCTTGAGCGATCTGATTACATATCTCTCCGGGCATGGCGCGCTGGCGCAGCAGGATCGTATTGTGCTGGAGGCGGTCCGCCTGCCCCGCACCTTGATGGGTGTCCTGGTGGGCGCGGGTCTCGGACTTTCCGGGGCGATGATGCAGGGACTGTTTCGCAACCCGTTGGCCGACCCTGGCATTGTCGGCATCACCTCCGGGGCCAGCCTTGCCGCAGTGGCGGCCATCGTGCTTGGCCCCGGCCTGCTTTTACCGCTGCAAACGGCCCTTGGAGATGAATTCCTGCCGATCATGGCGTTTTGCGGCGCCCTGCTCAACACCGCCCTGCTCTATGCCATCGCCACCCGTGGCGGCCAAACCTCGACCATCGCACTGGTACTATCAGGCATTGCCATCGGCGCCCTCAGCATGGCCGCAACGGGCCTGCTGATCTTCATGGCCGACGACCGGGCCTTGCGCGACATCACCTTCTGGAACCTGGGATCGCTGGGCGGGGCGACCTATGCCAAGGCCGCGTCAATCGCACCCTTCATTCTAGGTGCGCTTGCCAGCGTATCCTTCATTGCGCGTGGACTGGACGCGCTCGTGCTGGGTGATGCCGCTGCTTTTCACATGGGAATTCCAGTAGAGCGCTTGAAACGCGTCAGCGTGCTGATCGTTGCCGCAGCTTGTGGAGCCGCTGTGGCCGTGGCTGGTTCGATTGCCTTTATCGGCATCGTCGTCCCGCATCTGCTGCGCATGGCCATTGGACCATCGCACCGCTTCCTCCTGCCAGCCTCCGCACTGGGTGGCGCAAGCCTGCTGCTGATAGCAGACAGCCTTGCCCGCACCATTGTTGCACCGGCGGAACTGCCGATCGGCATCGTCACAGCACTGATCGGCGCGCCGGTGTTTCTGCTCTTGCTGCTCGGTAAAAGTGGACGCGGCATGATGGAAAATTAG
- a CDS encoding heme/hemin ABC transporter substrate-binding protein, with the protein MRPSSLLTSLALFGLVTLPPPLPWTMTPAFAADSFPQASRIVSIGGTVTEILYDLGAGERIVAVDSTSLYPPEASSKPNVGYMRRLSAEGILAQKPDLILTEAGSGPPDALAVLAQSGVALVNIPQQPSAETVAPRIRAVGAAIGKGPQAEALASQFETQLDKLKANLTHLPAQKKRVLFVLSIANGRIMAAGKDTAADAMIRLAGAANAVGDSTGYKPLSDEAVIAAAPDIILTMDHGAAPLSAKEIFALPALATSPAAQARAFLSMDGLYLLGFGPRTADAARELASKLYPEATIQ; encoded by the coding sequence ATGAGACCTTCTTCTCTTCTGACCTCGCTTGCACTTTTCGGTCTTGTTACCCTCCCGCCTCCCCTCCCTTGGACCATGACGCCAGCCTTCGCAGCGGATAGCTTTCCCCAGGCCAGCCGCATCGTCTCGATTGGCGGGACGGTCACCGAAATTCTCTATGACCTGGGTGCCGGGGAGCGCATCGTTGCGGTTGATTCCACCAGCCTCTATCCTCCTGAAGCATCATCAAAGCCCAATGTCGGCTATATGCGCCGCCTTTCCGCCGAAGGCATATTGGCCCAGAAGCCCGATCTCATCCTGACCGAGGCGGGCTCCGGGCCGCCCGATGCCTTGGCTGTGCTGGCGCAAAGCGGTGTCGCGCTGGTGAACATCCCTCAACAGCCTTCGGCGGAGACCGTCGCTCCCCGTATCCGTGCCGTCGGCGCGGCCATCGGCAAGGGGCCGCAGGCAGAGGCATTGGCAAGCCAGTTCGAGACACAATTGGATAAGTTAAAGGCCAACCTCACCCATCTTCCAGCCCAGAAGAAGCGGGTTCTGTTCGTTCTTTCTATTGCCAATGGGCGGATCATGGCCGCCGGCAAGGACACGGCCGCCGACGCGATGATCCGGCTTGCCGGCGCCGCCAATGCGGTGGGCGACAGCACAGGCTACAAACCACTCAGCGATGAAGCCGTGATTGCCGCAGCCCCCGACATTATTCTCACCATGGATCATGGTGCAGCCCCGCTATCCGCCAAGGAAATCTTCGCTTTACCAGCCCTTGCCACCAGTCCGGCAGCCCAGGCCCGCGCCTTTCTCAGCATGGATGGGCTTTACTTGCTCGGCTTTGGACCGCGCACCGCCGACGCAGCCCGAGAACTGGCGTCCAAGCTGTACCCAGAGGCGACCATTCAGTGA
- a CDS encoding NADPH-dependent FMN reductase, translating into MREPAIVTICSSLKGAGLTQEKRSASRQVLSIVEGGLRRAGNAVHSFDLKTLGIPLFEGLPLSAYQRPDLDDLVEKLRRCQRLVLSVPAYWGGPSGIAKNLLDVLGGALYDNPLDQSHERALPLENCLVALVVIGAAADDAKRADAQLRVTVRLMGGEVVSRSFLCDNPRTEDPETLIRTAWDYAAFCHLEFNGGAR; encoded by the coding sequence ATGCGAGAACCCGCTATCGTTACAATCTGTTCAAGCCTCAAAGGTGCCGGTCTCACCCAAGAAAAGAGATCTGCTAGTCGGCAAGTTTTGTCGATCGTCGAAGGTGGACTTCGCCGAGCCGGAAATGCTGTTCACAGTTTTGATCTCAAAACTCTTGGTATTCCCCTTTTTGAAGGTTTGCCTCTGTCGGCCTACCAAAGGCCAGATCTAGATGATTTGGTCGAAAAACTACGAAGATGTCAGCGTCTGGTGCTGTCTGTGCCAGCTTACTGGGGCGGACCAAGTGGGATTGCGAAGAACCTTCTAGATGTTCTGGGCGGCGCGCTGTACGATAATCCCCTAGATCAATCTCACGAACGAGCCCTGCCCCTAGAAAACTGCCTTGTCGCCTTGGTCGTAATCGGGGCGGCGGCAGACGACGCAAAAAGAGCGGATGCTCAGTTGCGTGTCACAGTGCGGCTCATGGGCGGGGAAGTAGTCTCACGAAGCTTCCTTTGCGACAATCCACGCACTGAAGATCCTGAAACACTTATCCGTACGGCGTGGGACTATGCAGCTTTCTGTCATCTCGAATTCAATGGGGGGGCCAGATGA
- a CDS encoding AMP-binding protein translates to MLEVLVGSPNATAIKAPGRNSLTYGALRNHIISQNDRFRSLGYSGTDRIAIVLPNGPEMATAFLSVANFAIAAPLNPAYRKEEFKFYLSDLGATALLVHEFSNAAAEAAAAELRIPMIHLQPRRDAAGTFDIHGQPQINERTKSDAVPADISLILHTSGTTSRPKMVPLSKEKLLLSAKNIASSLRLSDEDCCLNIMPLFHIHGLVGALLSSLQSGGSISCTPGFNVFKFTQWARENTPTWFTAVPTMHQAIVARVGDNDARDIGKKLRFIRSSSSPMPPRVMQAVERKFGCPLIEAYGMTEAAHQISSNPLPPATRKASSVGLSAAVHVGILSLSGVSLEPGTIGEVCIKGATVLDRYDASEAINSAAFIDGWFKTGDEGFLDADGYLHLTGRIKEIINRGGEKISPREVDDILIEHPAIEQVCTFAYPHDTLGEEVGVAIVLSEGAIETESSIRAFASARLADFKVPKKIIFLKELPKGPTGKLQRIGFFKLVDI, encoded by the coding sequence ATGCTAGAAGTGCTGGTTGGCAGTCCAAATGCGACTGCAATTAAAGCGCCAGGCAGAAATAGCCTGACCTATGGCGCTCTACGAAACCACATCATTTCTCAAAATGATCGTTTTCGCTCCCTAGGATACAGCGGTACGGATCGCATTGCGATAGTACTACCAAACGGGCCTGAAATGGCTACTGCTTTTCTCTCCGTTGCCAATTTTGCCATCGCCGCACCTTTAAACCCGGCCTACAGAAAGGAAGAATTCAAGTTTTATCTCAGCGATCTTGGTGCAACAGCGCTTCTAGTTCACGAATTTAGTAACGCAGCTGCCGAAGCCGCCGCCGCTGAACTGCGAATTCCAATGATTCACTTACAGCCCCGCCGGGACGCTGCGGGTACCTTCGATATACATGGCCAACCTCAAATCAATGAACGTACCAAAAGCGACGCCGTACCAGCGGACATTTCTCTAATCCTGCACACGTCGGGAACTACATCTCGGCCAAAGATGGTTCCTCTTTCCAAAGAAAAATTATTGCTTTCCGCGAAAAACATTGCAAGCTCGTTGAGATTAAGCGACGAAGACTGCTGTCTCAATATCATGCCTCTTTTTCATATACACGGCCTTGTCGGTGCGCTTTTATCATCGCTCCAAAGCGGCGGTTCGATCTCGTGTACGCCCGGCTTCAACGTTTTCAAGTTCACGCAATGGGCTAGGGAGAATACCCCGACCTGGTTCACCGCAGTCCCCACGATGCATCAAGCAATTGTTGCGCGCGTGGGAGACAACGATGCGCGAGATATCGGTAAGAAATTGAGATTTATACGTTCTTCATCTTCTCCTATGCCTCCCCGAGTTATGCAAGCGGTTGAGAGGAAGTTCGGATGTCCATTAATTGAAGCATACGGAATGACCGAGGCGGCCCACCAAATTTCATCAAATCCATTACCACCGGCGACTAGGAAAGCCAGCTCGGTCGGCCTTTCAGCAGCTGTACATGTTGGTATACTTTCACTGTCAGGTGTCTCGTTAGAACCAGGAACCATCGGTGAAGTCTGCATCAAGGGCGCAACGGTGCTCGATAGATACGACGCCTCGGAAGCTATCAATAGTGCCGCATTCATAGATGGCTGGTTTAAAACAGGCGACGAAGGTTTTTTAGACGCCGACGGCTATCTACACCTTACGGGCCGCATCAAAGAAATAATAAATCGAGGCGGCGAAAAGATCTCCCCAAGGGAGGTTGATGACATTTTGATCGAACATCCGGCGATTGAACAGGTCTGTACGTTTGCATATCCTCACGATACGCTTGGCGAGGAAGTTGGTGTGGCGATAGTTCTAAGTGAAGGGGCGATAGAAACAGAAAGTTCAATACGTGCCTTCGCTTCTGCGCGCCTCGCCGACTTCAAGGTTCCAAAGAAGATAATTTTTCTTAAAGAGCTGCCAAAAGGCCCAACCGGAAAGCTTCAGCGCATCGGCTTTTTTAAATTGGTTGATATCTAA
- a CDS encoding pyridoxal phosphate-dependent aminotransferase, whose translation MKEALDLSIGELRTTIPQPIQDKVLGCLLGRPMNYLPPGGMPELREAIASTAVLGQPISPSQISITGGASMALTVALLSAGGAGDLIALPQICFPGTRNTVQFLGMRTVLYSGWDDLGALFSRERPRFVLVNSPSNPAGHVIKPDQLLYVEELCRSYNATLLYDEVYRDFVYEGHNPEPSHDVDCFRICSFSKMLGITGWRIGYLISPTAMSSRVDRVHYALAMSASTPAQVLALAYHEWSEMHSWKRQLVQRCKDDRDATVAALKRADLQINPPAGAYFLWFDMGKVGVKSADFVKLVSIRHNMLIADGQPFDASQRDALRFRVNFAMTSGRAPEVADALRDSLDIVLEALKKNARLKGAEHKWQRSRPDP comes from the coding sequence ATGAAAGAGGCACTGGATCTATCTATAGGTGAACTCCGAACGACGATTCCACAGCCGATCCAGGATAAAGTCCTGGGTTGTCTCTTAGGTCGCCCTATGAATTATCTACCACCAGGTGGCATGCCCGAATTGCGGGAGGCGATCGCTTCAACCGCGGTTCTAGGACAGCCCATTTCGCCGAGCCAAATCAGCATTACCGGCGGCGCATCTATGGCCCTCACTGTGGCCCTTCTCTCGGCCGGCGGCGCGGGCGATCTGATTGCCCTGCCGCAGATTTGCTTTCCAGGCACTAGAAATACAGTGCAGTTTCTAGGAATGAGGACCGTCCTTTATTCGGGATGGGACGACCTGGGGGCGCTGTTCTCGCGAGAGCGACCACGCTTCGTACTCGTGAACTCACCCAGTAACCCTGCCGGGCATGTGATCAAGCCCGATCAGCTCTTGTATGTCGAGGAGCTTTGCCGCTCCTACAACGCAACGTTATTGTATGATGAGGTTTATCGAGACTTTGTTTATGAGGGCCATAACCCCGAACCCTCCCATGATGTCGACTGCTTCAGAATCTGTAGTTTTTCGAAGATGTTAGGTATTACTGGTTGGAGGATTGGTTATCTGATTTCTCCGACCGCAATGAGCTCGCGAGTAGATCGTGTGCATTACGCTCTCGCTATGTCCGCCTCGACACCGGCCCAGGTTCTCGCTCTAGCGTATCACGAATGGTCCGAAATGCACTCATGGAAGCGGCAGTTGGTGCAACGGTGCAAAGACGACCGAGACGCCACAGTAGCGGCTCTTAAACGGGCCGACCTACAAATTAATCCTCCGGCTGGCGCTTACTTCCTTTGGTTCGACATGGGAAAAGTAGGGGTGAAGAGCGCTGATTTCGTAAAATTGGTTTCCATCCGCCATAACATGTTGATCGCAGATGGACAGCCTTTCGACGCAAGCCAACGTGATGCACTTCGCTTCAGGGTGAATTTCGCCATGACATCCGGCCGAGCACCAGAAGTGGCGGACGCTCTCCGCGACTCGCTGGATATAGTCCTCGAGGCTTTAAAAAAAAACGCACGCTTGAAGGGAGCTGAACATAAATGGCAGCGTTCTCGACCCGACCCGTGA